TAGGTACCAGTCAAGACGTCGACCTGTGCAGAGATTCAGCAAGAAAGAACGGAGCAGCATCGACCAATCATCAAgcgtcatcgtcgtcgtcggaATTGCAGGACCAGAAATCATCTTCCACCAAAGCAGAGCCTTGGACCTCCCTTATTTCAGGGTCTTGGCTGCtacaccaccaccaacaacaacaacaaagggACGTCATCAGTTCAGTTCATACCTTCCGTGGTCACGACCTGTCGCTCCCCGCCGTCACGACCACCACCTGCTACTACTAGTGAACGAAATAGAAAATGGGTACTAACCTGTCGCTCCCCGTCGTCACGACCACCACCTGCGAGGAGGAGCTCTCCCCCGCTGCTACTTGCTCTGGATGGAGAGGTGATGATTCCTCCCCCTTCGGTGCTTCATCCACATGTACTCCAATAGTGGATCCATGGACAATGCCACCCAGGTCATGCTGGCTCCGTTCCCTTTGCAGTCGCAGCAGGGGATGGTTGGGGTGTGCGTCCACTTCACGTTGCAACATACCAAGCCTGGCCACTTTAACATCCCATTTAAGCCAAATCTCCTTTAGACTTGCAAGGTGCTCGATCCCATTAATCCCTGATTTCAGCCAGCAGTATCCTATTTCTATCTTTCCCAGGTGGGGCGAGGTGCCCTCCTCGAATACCAACTCTCTCATTTGCTCGACATCCCAAATTTGAAGTTTTATGAGATTTGGGAATGCTCCCGTTTTGAACACTAACTTCTCCCGGATATAAGAGCCCCTTTCAAGACGAAGGTGCATGAGGTTGGGAAGTGGCCCTAGTATTTCCATGATCTTTCCTTCTTCCTTTATTACGCTGCCCCTAAAGTAAAACTTGACCAAATGCATCAGACTGCCAACCCAGGCAGGAATCTCTGCTATGCATCCATACAACTTCAGACTCCTCAGCAGGGGAGGAGGAGTGGAAACAGCATGCAACCACTCGAGTGAACCAACCACTTCAATGGAGCGGAGGCAAGTGAGCTTCTGAATGGCTTCACAGAGTACCTTGCATTTCTGCTTGGTGGCCCCTTTTGTTACCACACTCAGTTTTCTCAGCTGCACAAGCTCACCTAGCTCTTTAATTGTTTTACGACTAGTTCGGTTGATGTCCACGGCCTCTAGTATTTGCAACTCTTTTAGGTTGCTGATTCCTTTTGGCACCTTCACACCTACTGAATTTGAGCAACAGCTAGACCAGGCCATATGTAGCTCGGCAACTGCCTTGGCTTGGACACTAGGATCAAACAAAGGGGAAAATATAATGGGCACACAAGCTGTGTCTAGCAAGCATTCTTTAGGTTTATCTATGTCAAAGAATTCGTAGTAGCTTTTTCTAGTACAACGGAGACTATGGAGAGTCTTGATTTTACAAATCTCAGTTGGTAATTCTGTAATATAACTGCCTCTTATGTTCAAAGTACGCAAACCTTGTAATTTTCCGATGGATCTAGGAAGTTTATAGATGTGTGAATATCCATGACGATTAGAAACATTCACATACTTCAAGTGGCACAACGATCCTATGTTGCAGATATCCTTTTGTTTGACTCGATACTGTGCATTCTCTAGATCCAAGGCTCGGAGCATTCTCATATCAGGTGAACAGACTGAAGGTGATGGCCCCAATGGTCTCTCAGCAAACATAGTAAGCGACCGGACGTGGCTCCAATCCATGTCTATCTTTTGGCACATGCTACCATGGTATGCTACATGCCGGAAGGTCTCCTCTACAACACTAGTTACATTATCTCCCACCACATATATGAAGTTTTCATCTCTAGAAATTGAGATCATGACATCCCGCACAATATCATGAACTCGGCAGCTCTTAACAACTCCTTCTATGTTCACCTTTGATGATTGAAGAAGGCTTCGGTTTATTAACTCACTAAAGTAACCTTTTGCGACATCCTCAATGTCCACCCCAGTCCTAGCTCTAATAAGCCCCTCAGCAATCCATCTTTCTATTAGACGCCTCGTCTGGATTTCTAAATCCTCGGGAAAGATGCTTAGGTACAAGAAACATGACTTAAGATGAGATGGCAAGTGGTTGTAACTCAAAGTAACCATCCTCTTCATTGCTTCGAGGCTTGGGTTACTCTCAAGCTCAAAGGGGAGTTGCTTATATATGTGCTCCCACTCTACTTTCTTTTTAGTGGAAAGGATCCCTCCAATTGCGAGTATAGCGAGTGGTAAACAACCACACTTTTTAACTAGTTTTTCAACTATGTTCTTGAAGTTCTCATCTTTGTCCATGTCTTCATCTATTTTCCCACTCTTTTTTAGAAGTAATTTTTTGGCATCGACCGACTCTAATGGTTTAAGGTGGTAGATGAGGGATTCAGGAGTACATTCCTTTGCTAGACCAACATCTCGTGTTGTTACTATTATCCGACTGCCTTTCTTGTTACTACTAGGAAGAATAATATCTTTGATCCACCCCCATGAACCTATGGTCCACAAGTCATCAAGAACAAGAAAGTACCTCTTATCCTTAAGCCTTTGAATGAGATATTCGGCGAGGTCCTCTACTTGCACCACTTTTCCTTCAAGTTTTCTCAATAATTCCTTCAGTGACTCGCCGCCCAGAAGCTGCCTGATCATATCCTTGAGCATCTCTATCCTAGAAAATGACTGCGAGAGTGTGATCCAAGCACAACAAGAAAAATTCTTCACAATATCTTCCttactttcatatgcttttcTTGCAAGAGTAGTCTTGCCTAAACCACCCATGCCAACCACCCATATAGCTTGGGCACAACCATCTTTATTGTTGAGGTCCATCAGCTTAATCAAATCCTCCTTAGGCTTTTTAAAGCCCACAAGTTCCGCTTCATCAATGTTGTTTGCCGAGTGATTACGTACATCTTCTATGTAAGAAACCTCCTCATCATTGTTGCTAGAGGCCTTGGTCTTGATTAAGTTGTAGCGTGAGTTCCTACTACTCACTTCTTCAACTCTTGATTTCAAGTTGCGGATTTGGATAGCAATCCTACGACGATCTTTGAGCTTCATCAGCCGTTTTGTTAGGCTTTGGCTCCTCACATGAACCATAAATTCATCAAGACAATCTTCTATATTGTAGGACATGTCCATTACTTGCTCTGCCCACACCTTCAGTAGCATGTCTCTGTTCTTTGATGCTTCAACAGCCGCCAAGAATGCTTGCATTGTCTTCAACTCGTCCTTGATGAACCTGCCAAAAAACTTGAGAGTCAAAACAAACGTAGAACAGTCATTGGTGCTATTCTATGGCTGGTCATTTGTGCGCGACAATGATGAGGAAATTTGCCACATCCGTGAAAAATGAGATCTGAAACATGCGTGTGACAAAACCTATATATTTCCTAGATTTTGTATTACTAAGTGATCTGTGACTTAACCAATTAAAAGAGTCAGCATGTAAATGGATGCATGCGTACATACCAGATATCCTTCTGCACACCCATCACCAAGCTCAGCTCGGCGCCCGCGGCAGAAGCGGCCTTGCTGATGGCGCCCCCCAGCATGGACCTCGCCATGCTTACCACCGTCTCGGCCATCTCCGGCTCTGGCTGGATCCtcgcagaagacttcttccttttctttgtgAAAGACGGTCACAAAGTTGAGCTTACAGCCTCACACTAGGTGGATGTTGAGGACAAAGGACTACTGCGGCAAGAAATGCAAGGTTGCATTGCTGTTTTCGTTGTACCAAACAGGCAAACCACAGTGCTGCTATAGGGAAAGGGGATCGTTGAGTTTGGTCCTAATAGTACTGTAGACCAAACGATAACGTGCATGCGTGTCTTAGCTAGCGCCTCAAGACTCGGCAACTAAAGCGGATCTGATGACATGCTTTAGGCCGGTTCCCCAATAATTGAGATGGTTAATTAGTCGGGGAATGGTCTTAACAACACACGACTAAACTTGAATAAACTTTGACAGCTACGCATCTTCATATAAAAAAGAGTTAATTGCATCTAAGGTACACAAACTTGCATAGTGGGTACAAATTCATACAACAACTTGAAAAATGACACAAATTCATCACACAACTTGTGTTCTAGCTAGTAACATCCAGATACATTTCGGGCCTGCACTCATTTACTATCAACACGTGGGTCCCACCTTTC
This sequence is a window from Aegilops tauschii subsp. strangulata cultivar AL8/78 chromosome 7, Aet v6.0, whole genome shotgun sequence. Protein-coding genes within it:
- the LOC109734012 gene encoding putative disease resistance RPP13-like protein 3; its protein translation is MAETVVSMARSMLGGAISKAASAAGAELSLVMGVQKDIWFIKDELKTMQAFLAAVEASKNRDMLLKVWAEQVMDMSYNIEDCLDEFMVHVRSQSLTKRLMKLKDRRRIAIQIRNLKSRVEEVSSRNSRYNLIKTKASSNNDEEVSYIEDVRNHSANNIDEAELVGFKKPKEDLIKLMDLNNKDGCAQAIWVVGMGGLGKTTLARKAYESKEDIVKNFSCCAWITLSQSFSRIEMLKDMIRQLLGGESLKELLRKLEGKVVQVEDLAEYLIQRLKDKRYFLVLDDLWTIGSWGWIKDIILPSSNKKGSRIIVTTRDVGLAKECTPESLIYHLKPLESVDAKKLLLKKSGKIDEDMDKDENFKNIVEKLVKKCGCLPLAILAIGGILSTKKKVEWEHIYKQLPFELESNPSLEAMKRMVTLSYNHLPSHLKSCFLYLSIFPEDLEIQTRRLIERWIAEGLIRARTGVDIEDVAKGYFSELINRSLLQSSKVNIEGVVKSCRVHDIVRDVMISISRDENFIYVVGDNVTSVVEETFRHVAYHGSMCQKIDMDWSHVRSLTMFAERPLGPSPSVCSPDMRMLRALDLENAQYRVKQKDICNIGSLCHLKYVNVSNRHGYSHIYKLPRSIGKLQGLRTLNIRGSYITELPTEICKIKTLHSLRCTRKSYYEFFDIDKPKECLLDTACVPIIFSPLFDPSVQAKAVAELHMAWSSCCSNSVGVKVPKGISNLKELQILEAVDINRTSRKTIKELGELVQLRKLSVVTKGATKQKCKVLCEAIQKLTCLRSIEVVGSLEWLHAVSTPPPLLRSLKLYGCIAEIPAWVGSLMHLVKFYFRGSVIKEEGKIMEILGPLPNLMHLRLERGSYIREKLVFKTGAFPNLIKLQIWDVEQMRELVFEEGTSPHLGKIEIGYCWLKSGINGIEHLASLKEIWLKWDVKVARLGMLQREVDAHPNHPLLRLQRERSQHDLGGIVHGSTIGVHVDEAPKGEESSPLHPEQVAAGESSSSQVVVVTTGSDSSQDPEIREVQGSALVEDDFWSCNSDDDDDA